One genomic window of Daphnia pulex isolate KAP4 chromosome 12, ASM2113471v1 includes the following:
- the LOC124208962 gene encoding uncharacterized protein LOC124208962 has product MLQSAILIKPHPFFTWALMGVFFQSAFSLSWITTSTKEKYGKILHHSGHMGIVYICRTKTYCHVCVCVNFTLKHDTENKLMLRIGDFELEILLHLPLLCDCEDKNVPYVICVCPFKASTWTCLWSLPFCYCSLFCDCT; this is encoded by the exons ATGTTGCAATCCGCCATCTTAATAaaaccacaccctttttttacaTGGGCTCTTATGggagtattttttcaaagtgcttTTTCTCTTAGCTGGATTACAACttcgaccaaagaaaaatatggaaaaatacTACATCATTCAG GGCATATGGGCATTGTTTACATATGTAGGACCAAAACAT attgtcatgtgtgtgtgtgtgtcaattttACACTGAAACACGATACGGAAAACAAGTTAATGTTGCGAATTGGAGATTTTGAACTGGAGATTTTGTTGCATCTGCCATTGCTGTGTGATTGTGAAGACAAAAACGTTCCATATGTCATATGTGTTTGTCCGTTCAAAGCAAG CACTTGGACGTGCTTGTGGAGTCTCCCGTTCTGTTATTGCAG
- the LOC124209485 gene encoding very-long-chain (3R)-3-hydroxyacyl-CoA dehydratase-like isoform X1, with amino-acid sequence MKKSFPVYLSHLPSKDTLTTIQLYLQYTCNNDSFLTSLCSLVDMTSKGNPHPFVYWAQNTSHVLLRVDLKDVQEPDVQVNENHIKFVATGVGARGTQLYEFELELGANIVPVSSQYRVTARQIDISLKKQNDGWWPKLTGSSLKPTWLKIDFDKWRSEDDDEAGLDISSSKLDELDSENVVADHMSFNLENLRKTYLFVYNLWQFVGFTYIFSMLVFKYSTLGYDFIPVAYQSVHYPLKFCQLMQALEIFHPLFGYTKGSVMEPTVQVGGRSIILFCLIEAESRIQDKPVIFYLILCWSIIELFRYPYYMMRVYDKDFGIITWLRYTVWIPLYPLGFLCEGIVILRNIPFFEETGKFSVGLPNKWNFSFHFPTLMRMYLLFFFLPAMYTMMSYMSKQRQKKLQVRGDSIPSSKIKVN; translated from the exons atgaaaaaaagttttcctgtTTACCTCAGCCATCTACCGTCAAAAGATACA CTAACAACTATACAGCTATACTTGCAATATACTTGCAATAAC GACAGCTTTTTAACTAGTCTCTGCTCTCTGGTGGACATGACTTCCAAAGGAAATCCTCACCCATTTGTTTATTGGGCCCAAAATACTTCACACGTTTTGTTACGTGTTGATCTGAAAGACGTACAG GAACCTGATGTACAGGTTAATGAAAACCATATAAAGTTTGTAGCAACTGGTGTGGGTGCCAGAGGAACACAACTTTATGAGTTTGAATTGGAATTAGGGGCTAATATAGTCCCTGTG TCTAGTCAGTATAGAGTTACTGCCCGGCAGATTGATATTAGTTTGAAAAAACAGAATGATGGATGGTGGCCAAAGCTTACTGGATCTAGTTTGAAACCCACTTGGCTTAAG attgATTTTGATAAATGGAGAtctgaagatgatgatgaagcagGATTGGATATTTCTTCAAGCAAGTTGGATGAGCTTGATagtgaaaatgttgttgctgatCACATGagttttaatttagaaaactTAAGGAAGACATACTTGTTTGTCTATAATTTATGGCAATTTGTTGGATTTACATACATATTTTCCATGCTGGTGTTCAAATATTCAACACTGGGTTATG atTTTATACCAGTTGCATACCAATCTGTTCATTACCCTCTCAAATTTTGTCAACTCATGCAAGCATTAGAGATTTTTCATCCCTTATTTGGCTATACTAAAGGAAGTGTTATGGAGCCCACAGTGCAAGTTGGTGGAAGATCCATTATACTATTCTGCTTGATTGAAGCTGAAAGCAGAATTCAAGATAAACCAGTCATTTTCTACTTGATACTATGTTGGTCAATCATCGAGCTTTTCAG ATATCCTTACTACATGATGAGAGTATACGACAAAGATTTCGGCATAATCACTTGGTTGCGATACACAGTTTGGATACCTCTTTACCCGCTTGGCTTCTTATGTGAAGGAATTGTTATATTGCG AAACATTCCATTCTTCGAGGAAACCGGAAAGTTCTCCGTAGGCTTGCCGAACAAGTGgaatttctcatttcatttcccTACATTAATGAGGAtgtatcttttgtttttctttctacccGCCATGTATACCATGATGTCGTACATGTCAAAACAGCGTCAAAAGAAGCTACAAGTAAGGGGTGACTCAATCCCCTctagtaaaataaaagttaattaa
- the LOC124209485 gene encoding very-long-chain (3R)-3-hydroxyacyl-CoA dehydratase-like isoform X2, translating to MKKSFPVYLSHLPSKDTDSFLTSLCSLVDMTSKGNPHPFVYWAQNTSHVLLRVDLKDVQEPDVQVNENHIKFVATGVGARGTQLYEFELELGANIVPVSSQYRVTARQIDISLKKQNDGWWPKLTGSSLKPTWLKIDFDKWRSEDDDEAGLDISSSKLDELDSENVVADHMSFNLENLRKTYLFVYNLWQFVGFTYIFSMLVFKYSTLGYDFIPVAYQSVHYPLKFCQLMQALEIFHPLFGYTKGSVMEPTVQVGGRSIILFCLIEAESRIQDKPVIFYLILCWSIIELFRYPYYMMRVYDKDFGIITWLRYTVWIPLYPLGFLCEGIVILRNIPFFEETGKFSVGLPNKWNFSFHFPTLMRMYLLFFFLPAMYTMMSYMSKQRQKKLQVRGDSIPSSKIKVN from the exons atgaaaaaaagttttcctgtTTACCTCAGCCATCTACCGTCAAAAGATACA GACAGCTTTTTAACTAGTCTCTGCTCTCTGGTGGACATGACTTCCAAAGGAAATCCTCACCCATTTGTTTATTGGGCCCAAAATACTTCACACGTTTTGTTACGTGTTGATCTGAAAGACGTACAG GAACCTGATGTACAGGTTAATGAAAACCATATAAAGTTTGTAGCAACTGGTGTGGGTGCCAGAGGAACACAACTTTATGAGTTTGAATTGGAATTAGGGGCTAATATAGTCCCTGTG TCTAGTCAGTATAGAGTTACTGCCCGGCAGATTGATATTAGTTTGAAAAAACAGAATGATGGATGGTGGCCAAAGCTTACTGGATCTAGTTTGAAACCCACTTGGCTTAAG attgATTTTGATAAATGGAGAtctgaagatgatgatgaagcagGATTGGATATTTCTTCAAGCAAGTTGGATGAGCTTGATagtgaaaatgttgttgctgatCACATGagttttaatttagaaaactTAAGGAAGACATACTTGTTTGTCTATAATTTATGGCAATTTGTTGGATTTACATACATATTTTCCATGCTGGTGTTCAAATATTCAACACTGGGTTATG atTTTATACCAGTTGCATACCAATCTGTTCATTACCCTCTCAAATTTTGTCAACTCATGCAAGCATTAGAGATTTTTCATCCCTTATTTGGCTATACTAAAGGAAGTGTTATGGAGCCCACAGTGCAAGTTGGTGGAAGATCCATTATACTATTCTGCTTGATTGAAGCTGAAAGCAGAATTCAAGATAAACCAGTCATTTTCTACTTGATACTATGTTGGTCAATCATCGAGCTTTTCAG ATATCCTTACTACATGATGAGAGTATACGACAAAGATTTCGGCATAATCACTTGGTTGCGATACACAGTTTGGATACCTCTTTACCCGCTTGGCTTCTTATGTGAAGGAATTGTTATATTGCG AAACATTCCATTCTTCGAGGAAACCGGAAAGTTCTCCGTAGGCTTGCCGAACAAGTGgaatttctcatttcatttcccTACATTAATGAGGAtgtatcttttgtttttctttctacccGCCATGTATACCATGATGTCGTACATGTCAAAACAGCGTCAAAAGAAGCTACAAGTAAGGGGTGACTCAATCCCCTctagtaaaataaaagttaattaa
- the LOC124209485 gene encoding very-long-chain (3R)-3-hydroxyacyl-CoA dehydratase-like isoform X3, which yields MTSKGNPHPFVYWAQNTSHVLLRVDLKDVKEPDVQVNENHIKFVATGVGARGTQLYEFELELGANIVPVSSQYRVTARQIDISLKKQNDGWWPKLTGSSLKPTWLKIDFDKWRSEDDDEAGLDISSSKLDELDSENVVADHMSFNLENLRKTYLFVYNLWQFVGFTYIFSMLVFKYSTLGYDFIPVAYQSVHYPLKFCQLMQALEIFHPLFGYTKGSVMEPTVQVGGRSIILFCLIEAESRIQDKPVIFYLILCWSIIELFRYPYYMMRVYDKDFGIITWLRYTVWIPLYPLGFLCEGIVILRNIPFFEETGKFSVGLPNKWNFSFHFPTLMRMYLLFFFLPAMYTMMSYMSKQRQKKLQVRGDSIPSSKIKVN from the exons ATGACTTCCAAAGGAAATCCTCACCCATTTGTTTATTGGGCCCAAAATACTTCACACGTTTTGTTACGTGTTGATCTGAAAGACG TGAAGGAACCTGATGTACAGGTTAATGAAAACCATATAAAGTTTGTAGCAACTGGTGTGGGTGCCAGAGGAACACAACTTTATGAGTTTGAATTGGAATTAGGGGCTAATATAGTCCCTGTG TCTAGTCAGTATAGAGTTACTGCCCGGCAGATTGATATTAGTTTGAAAAAACAGAATGATGGATGGTGGCCAAAGCTTACTGGATCTAGTTTGAAACCCACTTGGCTTAAG attgATTTTGATAAATGGAGAtctgaagatgatgatgaagcagGATTGGATATTTCTTCAAGCAAGTTGGATGAGCTTGATagtgaaaatgttgttgctgatCACATGagttttaatttagaaaactTAAGGAAGACATACTTGTTTGTCTATAATTTATGGCAATTTGTTGGATTTACATACATATTTTCCATGCTGGTGTTCAAATATTCAACACTGGGTTATG atTTTATACCAGTTGCATACCAATCTGTTCATTACCCTCTCAAATTTTGTCAACTCATGCAAGCATTAGAGATTTTTCATCCCTTATTTGGCTATACTAAAGGAAGTGTTATGGAGCCCACAGTGCAAGTTGGTGGAAGATCCATTATACTATTCTGCTTGATTGAAGCTGAAAGCAGAATTCAAGATAAACCAGTCATTTTCTACTTGATACTATGTTGGTCAATCATCGAGCTTTTCAG ATATCCTTACTACATGATGAGAGTATACGACAAAGATTTCGGCATAATCACTTGGTTGCGATACACAGTTTGGATACCTCTTTACCCGCTTGGCTTCTTATGTGAAGGAATTGTTATATTGCG AAACATTCCATTCTTCGAGGAAACCGGAAAGTTCTCCGTAGGCTTGCCGAACAAGTGgaatttctcatttcatttcccTACATTAATGAGGAtgtatcttttgtttttctttctacccGCCATGTATACCATGATGTCGTACATGTCAAAACAGCGTCAAAAGAAGCTACAAGTAAGGGGTGACTCAATCCCCTctagtaaaataaaagttaattaa
- the LOC124209483 gene encoding huntingtin-interacting protein 1-like has product MASRTLPPNRSRTSLDQERENFEKTQTLAVSKAVNESEVPVKSKHVRSAIIGTFQGKGSHTFWSIVLRLPIHSNPIVAWKFCHTLHKILREGHPNVLKDSQQHREFLVDKGKLWGLLKDGYGKLINLYCRLLVVKLDFHRRNPKFPGNLMIKDEGIDVVCEHDINLYFQLSVELLDYMDEILTLQAAVFGSLDMSRSNSMTNAGQCRLAPLIPCIQDSSQVYDFIVKLLFKLHNCLPPETLEGHRIRFLKQFKALRQFYLQSSTLQYFKTLIQVPHLDESPPNFLISSELSRHVTPVVILPNEALPPPQVDETLVQLESEIPERNDYSPDLLLERDRYIEHLLHQLEQLSAELRKVRAEYNQENGILRQEILNLELRMSEKENEIEEALKDKEDIERKLSDAAQSAQMGSVVQLQLDEMGKRAKGWEDKFVKLKDVYQKLRDEHIKLLRQKAEVDKKLSAANTSLEQSNKIQCELQDSLELSKTSLKDAENELNMLKTAEVAKIQLLGDEKIELQEANNKLNTLISATELKITEVEDQLVQIQEEKAKLLLEVDQLSATLELKTKEQEEMHANFETLKASATNGEVEFAAFKTAQDVTIQQMTKEKEDLLIIKNNLQEKYEELEQHNQAMTKQINDLQEERQILATSTTDLKNELDHRKHKSLELNEALEQSIECGKKLEEEFNNFKVAKENSIKEITDEREQLRKNGTEMKEKYEDLEQYNQAMTKQINDLQGERQILTTSTIELKNELDHSKQKSLELNEALEQSIASGKKLEEEFNNFKIAKENNIKELTDESEQLRKYGAQMKESVAKLEQQLQHIDGEKNNLQEETRKLLQQNDSLTAHYKSMLEASKLEAMNLFHQLLIDCSLKGEQYLEKCVLDLAKPPVLALNLQDHSGFTIKGALCLLKTLSESLNAYCSSNKSDDVASRIVPLIFPFAQSIGFVLLHGQQLAHSLTDIEKVDEMLKKCVAAGKITILFFRILQQPFQNEEINSNSNLVENALRDLDKLVIAVTESLKANVEHNVGEELESELGAMERAIEEAAARIAKLWDSSKQSHTGVKLEVSEKVLDSCTALMKAIVDLIKKAKVLQEEIVARGKGSATARDFYKRNHRWTEGLLSAAKAVGFGAKLLTDAADNVVKGQAKFEQLTVASQEIAASTAQLVFASRVKAELQSKNLQALAESSKAVSLATGGVVATAKHCAELVEESTVLDFAHLTLHQAKRLEMESQIKFLEFESLLEKERVRLSAIRRQHYQLAGDTDS; this is encoded by the exons atggcTAGTCGTACGTTGCCTCCGAATCGTTCTCGAACTTCACTAG AtcaggaaagagaaaattttgaaaaaacacaG ACCTTAGCTGTCAGTAAAGCTGTGAATGAATCTGAAGTACCTGTAAAATCCAAGCATGTTCGCA GTGCAATTATTGGCACATTTCAAGGGAAAGGGAGCCATACTTTTTGGTCCATTGTTCTGAGACTACCCATTCATTCAAATCCAATTGTTGCATGGAAATTCTGCCATACTTTACACAAAATTTTGCGTGAGGGACATCCAAATGTCCTG AAAGATTCACAGCAACACAGAGAATTTTTAGTGGACAAGGGAAAATTATGG GGACTTCTTAAAGATGGATATGGGAAGTTGATCAATTTGTACTGTCGACTTCTCGTGGTAAAGCTCGACTTTCATCGAAGGAATCCAAAATTCCCGGGGAATTTGATGATCAAAGATGAGGGAATTGATGTTGTTTGTGAACATGACATTAACTTATA TTTTCAGTTATCAGTTGAGTTGCTGGACTATATGGATGAGATTCTTACCCTACAAGCAGCTG TATTTGGTTCTTTGGATATGTCGCGATCCAATTCTATGACGAATGCGGGGCAATGTCGGCTGGCTCCTCTTATTCCATGCATACAAGATTCTTCCCAAGTTTATGATTTCATCGTGAAGCTTCTTTTTAAACTGCACAATT GTCTACCACCCGAAACATTGGAAGGCCACCGTATCAGATTTCTAAAGCAATTCAAGGCTTTGCGGCAGTTTTACTTACAATCCAGTACACtccaatatttcaaaacattaatCCAAGTACCACACTTGGATGAG AGTCCGCCAAATTTTTTGATATCCAGCGAGTTAAGTCGTCACGTCACACCAGTTGTAATACTACCAAACGAAGCCCTTCCGCCGCCGCAGGTAGACGAAACACTAGTTCAGTTGGAATCGGAAATACCGGAAAGAAATGACTATTCTCCTGATTTATTGCTAGAAAG AGATCGCTATATAGAACATCTTCTACATCAACTGGAACAGTTATCAGCGGAGTTGAGGAAAGTTCGTGCCGAGTATAATCAAGAGAATGGAATTCTACGACAAGAAATACTTAATTTAGAATTGCGCAtgtccgaaaaagaaaacgaaatagaAGAAGCATTGAAGGACAAGGAAGATATCGAACGGAAACTAAGTGATGCAGCCCAATCGGCACAGATGGGATCAGTCGTCCAATTACAGTTAGAT gaaatgggaaaaagagcaaaaggATGGGAAgacaaatttgtgaaattgaAAGATGTGTATCAAAAATTGCGCGATGAGCACATCAAATTGCTGCGTCAAAAAGCTGAAGTAGACAAGAAGCTTTCAGCTGCCAATACTTCCctcgaacaaagcaacaaaattCAGTGTGAACTCCAAGATTCACTCGAGTTATCTAAGACTAGTCTGAAAGATGCAGAAAATGAGCTTAATATGCTTAAAACAGCCGAAGTTGCGAAGATCCAGTTACTTGGTGATGAAAAAATTGAGCTTCAAGAGGctaacaacaaattaaat ACATTGATATCAGCGACTGAACTTAAAATTACGGAAGTGGAAGATCAGCTTGTTCAAATTCAAGAGGAAAAAGCTAAACTGTTGCTAGAAGTAGATCAGCTGAGCGCTACTTTAGAACTGAAAACCAAAGAACAAGAGGAGATGCATGCAAATTTTGAGACGTTAAAGGCGAGCGCAACAAATGGTGAAGTAGAATTTGCTGCATTTAAAACTGCTCAAGATGTAACAATTCAGCAgatgacaaaagaaaaggaagatttgttgattattaaaaataacttgCAG gaaAAGTATGAAGAACTTGAACAGCATAATCAAGCCatgacaaaacaaataaatgatcTTCAAGAAGAGCGGCAAATATTAGCAACGTCTACTACTGACTTGAAAAATGAGTTAGATCATAGAAAACATAAGTCTCTGGAATTGAATGAAGCATTAGAGCAATCAATTGAATGTGGTAAGAAGTTGGAGGAAGaattcaataatttcaaaGTTGCTAAAGAAAACAGTATCAAGGAAATAACGGACGAAAGAgaacaattaagaaaaaacGGTACAGAAATGAAG gAAAAGTATGAAGATCTTGAACAGTATAATCAAGCCATGACAAAACAGATTAATGATCTTCAAGGAGAGCGACAAATACTAACAACGTCTACTATTGAGTTGAAAAACGAGTTGGATCATAGTAAACAAAAGTCTCTGGAGTTGAACGAAGCATTAGAGCAATCGATTGCGAGTGGTAAGAAGTTGGAGGAAGaattcaataatttcaaaattgcaaaagaaaacaatatcaaGGAATTGACCGACGAAAGCGAACAGTTGAGAAAATATGGTGCCCAAATGAAG GAAAGTGTCGCCAAGTTAGAACAACAATTGCAACATATTGAtggcgaaaaaaataatttgcagGAGGAAACCCGAAAGCTGCTACAGCAGAATGATTCATTGACTGCTCATTACAAATCAATGCTTGAAGCTAGCAAACTTGAAGCGATGAATCTATTCCATCAGCTTCTAA TTGATTGCTCTTTAAAGGGAGAGCAATATTTGGAAAAATGTGTATTAGACTTGGCAAAACCTCCCGTTCTTGCTTTAAATCTTCAAG ATCATAGTGGATTCACTATTAAAGGAGCCTTATGTTTGTTGAAAACGCTATCCGAGTCGTTGAATGCATATTGTTCAAGCAACAAAAGTGACGATGTCGCATCCCGCATAGTACCCTTAATATTCCCCTTTGCCCAATCGATCGGTTTTGTATTGCTTCATGGACAGCAGCTGGCCCACAGTCTAACTGATATTGAAAAAGTTGATGAGATGCTAAAGAAGTGTGTTGCGGCAGGAAAGATAACCATTCTATTTTTCCGAATTCTTCAGCAGCCTTTCCAGAATGAAGAAATCAATtcgaattcaaatttg GTTGAAAATGCTCTTCGAGATTTAGATAAACTAGTTATTGCTGTAACTGAATCATTGAAAGCCAACGTTGAACATAACGTCGGCGAAGAACTCGAGTCTGAATTAGGAGCTATGGAACGAGCTATAGAAGAGGCAGCTGCGCGAATCGCAAAACTATGGGATAGTTCTAAACAATCCCACACTGGAGTTAAATTGGAAGTGAGCGAAAAGGTTCTGGATTCATGTACCGCATTGATGAAGGCAATCGTTGATTTAATCAAAAAAGCTAAAGTCCTTCAAGAAGAAATAGTTGCGCGTGGAAAAG GATCTGCTACTGCAAGAGATTTCTACAAACGAAATCATCGTTGGACTGAAGGTCTGCTGTCGGCAGCTAAGGCCGTTGGTTTCGGAGCGAAGCTGTTAAC AGACGCAGCAGACAATGTGGTTAAAGGGCAAGCTAAATTCGAACAACTAACAGTGGCATCCCAAGAAATCGCCGCCTCCACGGCTCAGCTGGTGTTTGCAAGTCGCGTTAAAGCAGAACTACAAAGTAAAAACCTCCAAGCATTGGCTGAATCGTCTAAAGCTGTTTCGTTGGCTACTGGAGGGGTGGTTGCGACAGCTAAACATTGTGCAGAACTTGTCGAAGAATCga CGGTTCTGGACTTCGCACATTTGACACTGCATCAAGCCAAACGATTAGAAATGGAGTCACAGATAAAATTTTTGGAGTTCGAGTCTTTGCTGGAAAAAGAACGTGTCCGATTGTCGGCTATCAGAAGACAGCATTACCAACTTGCGGGTGACACTGATTCGTAA